In Dioscorea cayenensis subsp. rotundata cultivar TDr96_F1 chromosome 9, TDr96_F1_v2_PseudoChromosome.rev07_lg8_w22 25.fasta, whole genome shotgun sequence, a genomic segment contains:
- the LOC120268896 gene encoding LOW QUALITY PROTEIN: CBL-interacting serine/threonine-protein kinase 21 (The sequence of the model RefSeq protein was modified relative to this genomic sequence to represent the inferred CDS: deleted 1 base in 1 codon) → MGFAASVGKYHLGRTIGEGNFAKVKLGFNMDTNDRVAIKIIDKKMVLDNKLMDQVKREISTMKLLHHPNIVKIHEVIATKSKIYLVMEYASGGQLSDKMLYLKRLEEKEARKYFQQLIDAVDYCHSKGVYHRDLKPENLLLDQEGNIKVSDFGLSVLKKPGDMLSTSCGSPSYVAPEVIAHNNYEGAAADMWSCGVILFELLAGHLPFEDRSLTNLYRKITRAEYTCPAWFTDEQRRLISRILDPLAIRRATVAELLEDEWFRVDYTPSPVTENEENVNLDISPVVSDKTDEITDQTVREKSNNFINAFQLIAMSNDLDLSGLFEKQENSNQKTKFGSTHSVDETIEKIEVAAKGACLSVERINNSKIKLHQRKKLARCKSFFTVSAEVTEVTPTNCVVEISKSAGELLVYNEFCRSLSNLLKENTDGSSDLQLSEACAEQN, encoded by the exons atggGATTTGCAGCAAGTGTTGGAAAGTATCATCTGGGAAGGACCATTGGTGAAGGTAACTTTGCAAAGGTGAAGCTTGGGTTCAATATGGACACTAATGATAGAGTTGCCATTAAGATCATTGACAAGAAGATGGTTTTGGATAACAAGCTCATGgatcaa GTGAAAAGAGAGATTAGTACTATGAAGCTTCTTCATCATCCCAATATAGTCAAGATACATGAG gtaattGCAACAAAGAGCAAGATATATTTAGTGATGGAGTATGCATCAGGAGGACAACTTTCAGATAAGATG TTGTATTTGAAGAGATTGGAAGAGAAAGAAGCAAGGAAGTATTTCCAACAATTAATTGATGCTGTGGATTACTGTCATAGCAAAGGTGTATACCATAGAGATCTCAAG CCGGAAAATCTATTATTAGATCAAGAAGGAAATATCAAAGTTTCAGATTTCGGATTAAGTGTATTAAAAAAg CCAGGAGAC ATGTTGTCTACATCCTGTGGGTCACCAAGTTATGTAGCTCCTGAG GTGATAGCACATAACAATTACGAAGGCGCAGCCGCGGATATGTGGTCTTGCGGCGTGATTCTCTTCGAGTTGCTTGCTGGACATCTCCCATTTGAAGATCGTAGTCTGACAAACTTGTATAGAAAG ATAACAAGGGCAGAATATACATGTCCAGCCTGGTTCACAGACGAACAACGAAGATTGATTTCCAGAATATTAGACCCATTGGCAATAAGG CGAGCAACGGTAGCAGAACTTCTGGAAGATGAGTGGTTTCGAGTAGATTACACACCTTCACCTGTAACAGAGAATGAAGAGAATGTCAACTTAGATATTTCTCCCGTAGTGTCCGATAAAACAGAT GAGATAACCGACCAAACTGTCAGAGAAAAATCTAACAACTTCATCAATGCATTTCAACTCATTGCAATGTCAAATGACCTTGATTTATCAGGTCTTTTTGAGAAGCAG gaaaacagtaatcaGAAAACGAAATTTGGCTCGACACATTCAGTTGatgaaacaatagaaaaaatcgAGGTTGCTGCTAAAGGCGCTTGCCTGTCTGTGGAACGGATAAATAATTCAAAG ATTAAActtcatcaaagaaaaaagCTAGCAAGATGCAAATCATTCTTTACGGTATCAGCAGAG GTCACTGAGGTCACACCAACAAATTGTGTGGTAGAGATATCTAAATCTGCAGGGGAACTACTAGTGTACAATGAG TTTTGTCGAAGCCTATCAAATTTGCTGAAGGAAAACACTGATGGCTCATCAGATTTGCAGTTGTCAGAGGCTTGTGCAGAGCAGAATTGA